In a single window of the Salmo trutta chromosome 21, fSalTru1.1, whole genome shotgun sequence genome:
- the rgs20 gene encoding regulator of G-protein signaling 20 isoform X1 gives MPTDVILAENSLFSLGIHGETPMGSERMEMRKRQMSVQQESMAVGTAPTQQDPNQSQNQGQNQGNQNQGNQNQANQNQANQRGNNACCFCWCCCCSCSWNEEREERNRRASYDLKAEGTADCEDSPPPTLEEVRSWAQSFDRLMSCAAGRVAFRLFLCTEFSEENMLFWLACEEFTKETNKTSIEEKARVIYEDYISILSPKEVSLDSRVREVINKNMLEPSSQTFVDAQVQIYTLMQRDSYPRYMNSPAYKNLLNSLSEQAPES, from the exons CCAATGGGATCAGAGCGTATGGAGATGCGAAAGCGGCAGATGTCGGTGCAGCAGGAGTCGATGGCGGTTGGCACGGCACCGACCCAGCAGGACCCTAACCAGAGCCAGAACCAGGGCCAGAACCAGGGGAACCAGAACCAGGGGAACCAGAACCAGGCGAACCAGAACCAGGCGAACCAGAGAGGAAACAACGCCTGTTGTTtctgctggtgctgctgctgtAGCTGTTCCTG GAACGAGGAGCGTGAGGAGAGGAACCGGCGGGCGTCCTACGACCTCAAGGCTGAGGGGACGGCCGACTGCGAGGACAG CCCCCCTCCCACTCTGGAGGAGGTCCGTTCCTGGGCCCAGTCGTTTGACCGACTGATGTCGTGCGCTGCTGGCCGAGTGGCGTTTAGGTTGTTCCTGTGTACGGAGTTTAGTGAGGAGAACATGTTGTTCTGGCTGGCTTGTGAGGAGTTCACCAAGGAAACCAACAAGACCTCCATTGAGGAGAAGGCACGGGTCATCTACGAGGACTACATCTCCATCCTCTCACCCAAAGAG GTGAGTCTGGACTCACGTGTTCGGGAGGTGATCAACAAGAACATGTTGGAGCCGTCGTCCCAGACCTTCGTTGATGCTCAGGTGCAGATCTACACGCTGATGCAAAGAGACTCCTACCCCCGATACATGAACTCCCCTGCCTACAAGAACCTGCTCAACTCCCTCTCAGAGCAGGCCCCTGAGTCCTAA
- the rgs20 gene encoding regulator of G-protein signaling 20 isoform X2 codes for MGSERMEMRKRQMSVQQESMAVGTAPTQQDPNQSQNQGQNQGNQNQGNQNQANQNQANQRGNNACCFCWCCCCSCSWNEEREERNRRASYDLKAEGTADCEDSPPPTLEEVRSWAQSFDRLMSCAAGRVAFRLFLCTEFSEENMLFWLACEEFTKETNKTSIEEKARVIYEDYISILSPKEVSLDSRVREVINKNMLEPSSQTFVDAQVQIYTLMQRDSYPRYMNSPAYKNLLNSLSEQAPES; via the exons ATGGGATCAGAGCGTATGGAGATGCGAAAGCGGCAGATGTCGGTGCAGCAGGAGTCGATGGCGGTTGGCACGGCACCGACCCAGCAGGACCCTAACCAGAGCCAGAACCAGGGCCAGAACCAGGGGAACCAGAACCAGGGGAACCAGAACCAGGCGAACCAGAACCAGGCGAACCAGAGAGGAAACAACGCCTGTTGTTtctgctggtgctgctgctgtAGCTGTTCCTG GAACGAGGAGCGTGAGGAGAGGAACCGGCGGGCGTCCTACGACCTCAAGGCTGAGGGGACGGCCGACTGCGAGGACAG CCCCCCTCCCACTCTGGAGGAGGTCCGTTCCTGGGCCCAGTCGTTTGACCGACTGATGTCGTGCGCTGCTGGCCGAGTGGCGTTTAGGTTGTTCCTGTGTACGGAGTTTAGTGAGGAGAACATGTTGTTCTGGCTGGCTTGTGAGGAGTTCACCAAGGAAACCAACAAGACCTCCATTGAGGAGAAGGCACGGGTCATCTACGAGGACTACATCTCCATCCTCTCACCCAAAGAG GTGAGTCTGGACTCACGTGTTCGGGAGGTGATCAACAAGAACATGTTGGAGCCGTCGTCCCAGACCTTCGTTGATGCTCAGGTGCAGATCTACACGCTGATGCAAAGAGACTCCTACCCCCGATACATGAACTCCCCTGCCTACAAGAACCTGCTCAACTCCCTCTCAGAGCAGGCCCCTGAGTCCTAA